From the genome of Ahaetulla prasina isolate Xishuangbanna chromosome 15, ASM2864084v1, whole genome shotgun sequence, one region includes:
- the CLDN5 gene encoding claudin-5: MASTGIQLLGLTLSVLGWAGAILVAALPMWQVSAFIEGHLVVAQTTWEGLWMACVVQSTGQMQCKVFDSILALSPQIQAGRTLMVIGAVLGLVALLVTVTGAQCTTCLRGAKIKDWIAGIGGGLFLVCGLLVLVPPSWFANTIISNFYDPNVEPSKKREMGAALYLGWAAATLLLLGGSLICGASAWKDDSGSFPVKYSAPRRSAAPVSNGGGGGGEYDKKNYV; the protein is encoded by the coding sequence ATGGCGTCTACAGGGATCCAGCTGCTGGGCTTGACCCTGTCCGTGCTGGGCTGGGCAGGGGCGATCCTGGTGGCCGCCCTGCCCATGTGGCAAGTCTCGGCTTTCATCGAGGGTCACCTGGTGGTGGCGCAGACCACCTGGGAAGGACTCTGGATGGCTTGCGTGGTGCAAAGCACCGGGCAGATGCAATGCAAAGTGTTCGACTCCATCCTGGCGCTCAGCCCGCAAATTCAAGCCGGCCGGACTCTGATGGTCATCGGGGCGGTGCTGGGTTTGGTGGCCTTGCTGGTGACGGTCACCGGAGCGCAGTGCACCACCTGTCTGCGCGGGGCGAAGATCAAGGACTGGATCGCGGGCATCGGGGGCGGCCTCTTCCTCGTCTGCGGCTTGCTGGTGCTGGTGCCCCCCTCCTGGTTCGCCAACACCATCATCAGCAACTTCTACGACCCCAACGTGGAGCCCTCCAAGAAGCGAGAGATGGGCGCCGCGCTGTACCTCGGCTGGGCGGCCGCCACGCTTCTCCTGCTGGGCGGCTCGCTCATCTGCGGAGCCTCGGCTTGGAAAGACGACAGCGGCAGCTTCCCGGTCAAGTATTCGGCCCCTCGGCGCTCCGCCGCCCCGGTTTccaacggaggaggaggaggaggcgagtaCGACAAAAAGAACTACGTCTGA